A stretch of the Haloarchaeobius salinus genome encodes the following:
- a CDS encoding ABC transporter ATP-binding protein: MTDHAIIADGLTKRYGAEHAVDDLSLSIPPGTVYGFLGPNGAGKTTTMRMLVALTEPTAGTAQIAGVTITDRPRLTQRIGYLPAEPPVLDELTAWEQLRHVARLHGIPDDEADSRIETLLDRFGLLADADKRIESYSTGMTKKVGIIAALFHDPDVVFLDEPTSGLDPRAARTVRDTIADLVTREMTVFLSTHILPIVDELADTIGVINDGTLVAEAPPSELKSQADESPDLETAFLEVTAERDITDSGQSQLTDSGAIGSEW; this comes from the coding sequence ATGACCGACCACGCGATCATCGCGGACGGACTGACGAAACGGTACGGTGCCGAACACGCCGTTGACGACCTTTCCCTCTCGATTCCACCGGGAACCGTCTACGGTTTCCTCGGTCCGAACGGGGCCGGGAAAACGACGACGATGCGAATGCTTGTCGCACTTACCGAACCGACAGCCGGTACTGCACAAATCGCTGGCGTTACGATCACAGACCGCCCCCGCCTCACGCAGCGAATCGGGTATCTCCCAGCGGAGCCACCTGTCTTGGATGAATTAACCGCCTGGGAACAACTCCGCCACGTCGCCCGTCTCCACGGGATCCCCGACGACGAGGCTGACAGCCGGATCGAAACGCTGCTCGACCGCTTCGGTCTGCTCGCTGACGCCGACAAACGCATCGAATCGTACTCTACTGGGATGACCAAGAAAGTCGGGATCATCGCGGCGCTGTTCCACGACCCGGACGTGGTGTTCCTCGACGAGCCGACGAGTGGCCTCGATCCCCGTGCCGCACGCACTGTTCGGGACACGATCGCTGACCTCGTCACCCGCGAGATGACGGTTTTCCTGTCGACTCACATCCTCCCGATCGTCGATGAGCTCGCTGACACCATCGGCGTCATCAACGACGGGACGCTCGTCGCAGAAGCCCCGCCCTCGGAGCTCAAATCCCAGGCGGACGAGTCACCAGATCTCGAAACCGCCTTCCTGGAGGTCACTGCCGAACGTGACATCACGGATTCTGGACAGTCACAGCTGACCGACAGCGGTGCCATCGGCTCGGAGTGGTAA
- a CDS encoding DUF6176 family protein: protein MSEIFIRKQEIEDGKTDELREWIDDLYGEAVADEQGVKEIWGEESLHTISLFIEHAADANYFVWYLEADSMEQLIEAREASTHPLHEVEDAMMGEVLVDPTEAGEFEPLMHGVSADRPDQFSIQQLSDPSR from the coding sequence ATGTCGGAGATATTCATTCGCAAACAAGAGATCGAAGACGGGAAAACTGACGAACTTCGAGAGTGGATTGACGACCTGTACGGTGAGGCAGTGGCCGACGAACAAGGCGTCAAAGAGATTTGGGGGGAGGAATCACTGCACACGATTTCGCTGTTCATAGAGCACGCTGCGGACGCGAATTACTTTGTGTGGTATCTCGAGGCTGACTCGATGGAGCAACTCATTGAGGCGCGTGAAGCATCGACGCATCCACTCCACGAGGTCGAAGACGCGATGATGGGAGAGGTTTTAGTCGATCCGACCGAGGCCGGTGAGTTCGAACCATTGATGCATGGCGTCAGCGCAGATCGCCCCGACCAATTTTCTATCCAACAATTATCCGACCCCTCTCGATAG
- a CDS encoding AI-2E family transporter: MNLSKGFVLALVATLLVLSAMLIQPFLQYVLGAVLLAYVLYPLQTRLEAYVSPMVAALSLVILAVAGFVAPFVAILATVVDSADEILQDFDTDSVQIAVVESRIEELTGQEVDIAGELVGSGREIGTIVFERSTQAFGTITFHLIGIALALFLVYYLLKDRDDLVNWLHGTVPLPMDIQRDLYGEINDVMWGVLFGHVFVAIVQGVVAGVGLVATGVPNAVFWTAVMIVLAMVPLVGAIPVWGGAVVYLYLTNEPLLALGLFVYSVIVVGLTDDYLRPFAVDRYAKLNPAVILLGILGGAYAFGIMGLFFGPVILGALKAALRVGLENWSRIDERDVA; the protein is encoded by the coding sequence ATGAACCTCAGCAAGGGGTTTGTTCTCGCCCTCGTCGCTACCCTCCTCGTGCTATCGGCCATGCTGATCCAGCCGTTTCTCCAGTACGTCCTCGGTGCCGTCCTCCTCGCCTATGTGCTCTATCCGCTGCAGACCCGCCTCGAAGCGTACGTGTCGCCGATGGTCGCCGCACTCTCGCTCGTGATTCTGGCAGTTGCCGGATTCGTCGCGCCGTTCGTGGCGATCCTTGCGACGGTCGTGGATAGTGCCGACGAGATCCTCCAGGACTTCGACACCGACTCAGTGCAGATAGCGGTGGTCGAATCCCGGATCGAGGAACTCACCGGACAAGAGGTTGACATCGCAGGCGAACTCGTCGGCTCGGGGCGAGAAATCGGGACGATCGTATTCGAACGGTCGACCCAAGCGTTCGGGACGATCACCTTCCATCTCATCGGGATCGCGTTGGCACTCTTTCTCGTCTACTACCTTCTCAAGGACCGCGATGATCTGGTCAACTGGCTTCACGGAACGGTCCCCCTCCCAATGGACATCCAGCGAGACCTCTACGGTGAGATCAACGACGTGATGTGGGGCGTTCTCTTCGGACACGTCTTCGTCGCTATCGTCCAGGGGGTCGTCGCCGGAGTCGGACTCGTCGCCACTGGCGTTCCCAATGCGGTGTTCTGGACGGCCGTCATGATCGTTCTCGCGATGGTTCCGCTCGTCGGTGCGATCCCCGTCTGGGGAGGGGCGGTGGTCTACCTGTATCTCACGAACGAACCACTGCTCGCTCTCGGATTATTCGTCTACAGCGTCATCGTCGTTGGACTCACCGACGACTACCTCCGTCCATTCGCCGTCGACAGATACGCGAAGCTCAATCCCGCCGTTATTCTCCTGGGTATCCTCGGTGGGGCGTACGCGTTCGGGATTATGGGACTGTTCTTCGGCCCCGTCATCCTCGGCGCACTCAAAGCCGCTCTCCGCGTCGGCTTGGAAAACTGGTCCCGGATCGACGAGAGAGACGTCGCCTGA
- the rbsK gene encoding ribokinase: protein MGSTEPAIAVVGSYNVGLVTEVPRFPVPGETVTGSTYREVPGGKGSNQAIGAARLGADTVFIGCVGRDAYAADAFDLWDREGVDASAVSQVETHTGVGTVLVDDDGENEIAVVPGANYHLGREQVADAADRIDDCDVLLVQLEVDDDAVRAAVETAAECGLDVVLNPAPARELPMDVLRNVDYLTPNESEARVLAGRSPDEDVDVGADLLELGVRTVVTTQGGDGAIVRDADGQTHVPTPTVDVVDTTGAGDAFNAGFAVALADGASTVEAVRYGCRAGAVTTTEFDVVPALPTLDDLETLGD, encoded by the coding sequence ATGGGGAGTACTGAGCCCGCGATCGCCGTCGTCGGCAGCTACAACGTCGGTCTCGTCACGGAGGTCCCCCGGTTCCCGGTCCCCGGTGAGACCGTCACCGGGTCGACCTACAGGGAAGTACCCGGCGGGAAGGGGTCGAACCAGGCAATCGGCGCGGCCAGACTCGGTGCTGATACGGTCTTCATTGGCTGTGTCGGCCGTGACGCATACGCCGCGGACGCGTTCGACCTCTGGGACCGCGAGGGCGTCGACGCCAGCGCAGTCTCACAGGTCGAGACGCATACTGGCGTCGGGACTGTCCTGGTCGACGACGACGGCGAGAACGAGATCGCAGTGGTCCCCGGTGCGAACTACCACCTCGGCCGCGAGCAGGTAGCCGACGCGGCGGACCGAATCGACGACTGCGACGTTCTGCTCGTCCAACTCGAGGTCGACGACGACGCGGTTCGGGCCGCCGTCGAGACCGCCGCCGAATGTGGGCTCGATGTCGTGTTGAACCCTGCACCGGCCCGTGAACTCCCGATGGATGTGCTTCGGAACGTCGACTACTTGACGCCAAACGAGAGCGAGGCGCGTGTGCTCGCCGGGCGGTCGCCGGACGAGGACGTCGATGTGGGCGCGGACCTGCTGGAACTGGGTGTCCGCACCGTCGTCACGACTCAAGGAGGAGATGGTGCCATTGTCCGGGACGCGGACGGCCAAACGCACGTTCCGACGCCCACGGTCGACGTCGTCGACACGACAGGGGCGGGGGACGCGTTCAACGCCGGGTTCGCCGTCGCGCTGGCCGACGGGGCATCGACAGTCGAAGCGGTTCGGTACGGCTGTCGCGCGGGGGCAGTGACGACGACAGAGTTCGACGTCGTCCCGGCCCTCCCGACCCTCGATGACCTCGAAACACTGGGCGACTGA
- the deoC gene encoding deoxyribose-phosphate aldolase, whose product MDRTADEIASTIQHTEVGPTADRDRIVELCDECVEYGFDGAMVLPCWVSLARERLEGTDVTVCSAAGFPMGGDNRIAKAAAVRDAVAAGAEEVDVMPNIGYLKSGMDEQLREEMELVVEASGNAVCKAMLELGALDEAESERITELAIEAGFDYIKTSSGWGEGGKATVERVEFLAERAPEHVGVKASGGIRTLDDANELLDAGAELLGSSSGVAIVEGGRGDGEY is encoded by the coding sequence ATGGACAGAACCGCGGACGAGATTGCCTCGACGATTCAACACACGGAAGTAGGGCCGACTGCCGATCGTGACAGGATCGTCGAACTCTGCGACGAGTGCGTCGAGTACGGGTTCGACGGTGCGATGGTGTTGCCCTGCTGGGTCTCGCTTGCGCGGGAACGGCTCGAGGGGACCGACGTGACCGTCTGCTCGGCCGCCGGGTTCCCCATGGGTGGGGACAATCGGATCGCGAAGGCGGCTGCCGTTCGTGACGCCGTCGCGGCGGGTGCCGAGGAGGTGGACGTGATGCCGAACATCGGTTATCTCAAGTCCGGTATGGACGAGCAGCTCCGCGAGGAGATGGAACTGGTCGTCGAGGCGTCCGGTAACGCCGTCTGCAAGGCGATGCTGGAACTCGGCGCGCTCGACGAGGCCGAGTCCGAGCGCATCACCGAACTCGCGATCGAGGCGGGCTTCGACTACATCAAGACCTCGAGCGGGTGGGGCGAAGGCGGCAAAGCGACCGTCGAGCGCGTCGAGTTCCTCGCCGAGCGCGCACCCGAGCACGTCGGCGTGAAGGCGAGCGGCGGCATCCGGACGCTCGATGATGCAAACGAACTACTGGATGCTGGTGCGGAACTCCTCGGTTCCTCTAGTGGCGTCGCGATCGTCGAGGGGGGACGGGGAGATGGGGAGTACTGA